In Sphaerodactylus townsendi isolate TG3544 unplaced genomic scaffold, MPM_Stown_v2.3 scaffold_21, whole genome shotgun sequence, the genomic stretch GGAGGTGGCGTCGGCCGACCTGCGCTTCATGCTGGTGCCGGCGCTGCTGGGCGCGCTGGTCCTGCGGCAGGTGGGCGGCCCGGACCCCGCCAGGCGCCTCGAGCACCTGGGCCGCGCCCGCGCCTGCTTCGGCGACTTCCTGCGCCTCTGCCGCGACTACCGCCTCGCCGCCGCCCGGCCGCCCGACCGGCCCCCCGACGACCCCAGCGGCGCCCCCGAAGACCGCGCGGCCGGCCCCGCCCACGAGACGCCGCTGCTGGCCATGGCCGCCTCCCGCCACGCCAAGATCGAGAGGTgaggagggcggcggcggcggcggggggggggtctcccctgGGGCGCTGgggtccccctcctcctccccccctaaCCGGGGCTGTTCTCTCACGACAGCCCTGCCGGGTCGCCCGAATCTTGGTGCAGCACCTGGGCCGGGGCCGGGCCTCCCTCAACACTGGGAGAGGCTGCTcgctctcgggggggggggggtctgttgtCTGCGcctcagcctccctccctcccccgcaaaaAGGCCTGCTAAGTGGCAAAAGGTGCGCGGTGGCTGTAGCAAGGTGCTCAGGTGAGTTGGGTCTGGACACCGGGAGCCAGCCAAGCTGTCAGAGCGGACGAGCGGCCCCTGGTGTCCGGTCATTGTGGAGCCACTGCCGGGGTTGCCTGATGGGGAGGTGTGTGGGCGGCTGGAGGAGGTGGCTGCTGGGCCTGAGCAAGTCGCCCAGCGAGGCATGCAGGGGCAAACTGGGAAACCAGTGCAGCAGCCCTGAATCGAGTCTGGCCGACTCCCTGCTTGTTACTGGCAGAGACGGAGGCCTGAAAGCTCAGGGCGAGCTGTGGTGGACGAGCAGCCCCCAGGTGGCCACTCCAGTTTCAAAGGGCGTTCATTTCTTATAACTGCAAGCGCTGGCTCTGTGAATCCCCAGTACGTTTCTGTGCATTTATGGAGAAAGCTCTCAGAACAGGTCGCAAACAGGTGTCTGTCTTTAGTTCATAGATGGTGCTGTTGCACTGGTGGATTTTTGGGTTGAGCCATGAGAAAGAGCTGTGCTGTAGGATCCTTGAGCgccctgtcctcctcctcctccccccccccaaaaaaaacaggtaCAAGCAGAAGAAGGAGATGGAGAACAGGTTGGCTTCTTTGAAAGCTGTCCTAGACAGCGGGCGAGCCGAGGAAGAACAGATACGGGAGTTCTACTTGCTACAGATAACAAAATGGGTCAACGTGAGCCTTGATGAAATCGAAAGCATCGACCAGGAAATAGCGATCCTCAGCCGGCGTGATGCTTTGAGACAGGTGGGAAAGTGAGATGAGTTTTGCAGAAGTGAGTGAATCCTATCTTTCTAGGTGGGCTTAAGATCTGGGATGGTGAAATATGGCACAAGTGGTTCTTAAATGTGCTGCTTCGGATGGCAAGTGGAGAATTGCCAGCAGCTTCTCCCCCGCAAAGAAGACAGCCCTGCACTTGTAGAGCGTTGGCATGGCAGTTGTAAGGCTTGGCTAGACTGCTTGCTTTCAGCGCCTGGGGGCTTTTATAACTAAAGCATTCCATTCTTCAAACGGACATGAGGCAGTCCAGGAAAAAGCTTTCCAACAGCACTTGCAGCcccaaaaagattggggacctctGGCTTAGATTGTCTATGAACAGGTGTGTGGcaaaacgggcttgcttttggctggcaggccctattttgAACTCTGCACGCCCCCAGGAGTTACCAACTTTTTCTGGGGAGGGCTacctttctctctgggtatgctgccaccacctgatcatttgaggactgcccactggggaagatcaggatttccaagcttcctttccaactgtgaggcctctgcctcagtttcccccttggttcccctctcctgggttccaaagGGTAGACtagagatcctggaggaaaagctgctcagccttcctctacctcctgtttaaataacGTGACCAAGGCAGTGGGGCATACGTGATACAGAGAATTGTCCTCCACATCCAAGGttcaaaaagtatttattaaaaagaaagtgattaccgtatgttttagcacagcaccagatttagcaagggtttccaaagaaaaggcgacataaacgcaaatcccctgcccctatcactaatacataccctggctaggagatggtagaaagcagggtaggtccttaaagcttaaaatgttgcaatttgcaaagagctcacattacctggcacaTGGTCCGGAAAATGGCTGCCGCcctcccagttcaggcaagagctctgctctcttccagagagacctgagcaaaGAGGCCtcgcctctctcttcccctcaatttatcagatcccaggcCCCatcctcctttgaccaggtcagactgggtcaagatatcatttccatCTAGGTCAGGTAGTACTTCCTGATGTtgatctgggatttctaagtccttcagatctatggtacctggttggagaagtggaggaggcaaaagaaaaaatgtgGGGGGatgagccatttctccacaaggTGTATAGTGAGGTTCTTGGCCAAACTGGTAGATTTTAGCACTGgcatatcttggggggggggggggggtggttggtttctgagtcacatgggggtgccttTTGGctgcccgccccctccctcccttcaccccTCCCTGGCTGCCTCCTAGTGCCACCTACCCACAAAGCCACTCTCTCACCTCCCTGGCAAGCCCAGGGCACACCAAGCGTGGTGCTCTCTGGAGCCCTTGCTCCCCCTCTGCTTTCTtgcatcccctcctccccagcgAGGCCAGGGCTCCCAGAGCACAGAGGGCCTTGGAGCACCCGCCGCCTAGCCCTGCCCCGCAAgctcctccctttctccttcccctaGGAAGACAGAGTGGGGGCCAGTGAGTGTGTGGGCCAGTGACAGTGGCAAGTGAGCAAGAAAGGTGCATCAGACTCATCCAGTGTGTCTTGAAcaagtctccccacccccaccccttatttTTTTTAGCTAAGCGGCAAACTTGAGGACTGGCAGATCTTTAGGAGCTAGAAACATCACAACTAGATCTCTCATGAAGGATTCTTTGCCTTAAACTTTCATTAGAGAAACCCCACTTTCATTTAATATTCCAGTCCCATAAAGAAGACATTAGCTAAGCTGTACTAGAAAAaccacaaatattttttaaagaggtGATTACATCTTTGAATTCTGCCTTCTTTCTGACATGCACAGAGTTTTTGACACAGTACATAAAACTCCATCATACTTTTGATCAACTTGAGTTCCTTTTTAACTGATTGCTTTTGTGAGGGATGcagttccaaagactgttttcccACTGAAAGTTGCCAGCCTCTCACCCAAACTGGTCTTCGGGGAAACTGGCTTACACATCTGTCAGATACGCCTCTCTGTGTTAGTAGCTGTTCTGCATGCAGGTTACTGAGAAGATGATCATCAGCTATCCCTTCCTAATGATACAGGGCAGCATAATTGCCCTTTCATGCATGTGCTTTCCAGTGTAGATCTGTTCCCCAGCCTTGCTTCACAAATGGCCCATTCAACAGGCAGTTGTTTAAGAAAGTAGTTAAATCAGTTTCAAATAATATAAACCAGTCATAATCACTGTATTCTTTAAAAACCCTGCCGTTTGGTATTTCAGGCTACCAATCTGTATCATGGAGTGCCATGGACTGCCCGCTTCACAATCATTttccgggggggcggggcggcaggGGGGCTAAATCAATTCTTGTCTCAGGCtcaattctctgcagatacgccactggatttGAGTCAGGTCAGTCATTAGTATGATTGGCAGGTCTTGGGCTAGTTAGCATCCTTCatctttttctgcctgaaaagtAGCAGTAGAACAAGCCCTGTCATGAGATGACAAGGCTGTCTATGTGCTGCAACATTTTCTATAAATGCTGCGTGTTCTAAGCTTTTTGTATCTTTTTTACCCTTGATAAGATCGAACACGGGTAAAAAATAGATTCAATATTTGAGGAAACCCAAAACCTGAATAAATCGCACCAAGTTGGAAAATATCTACAATAGCCTCATGTTCATAATTACAGGATATAATGATTTTCTCCCTGTTGGGCCACAAACTAGAGTCAGGTATACCCCGATGAAAGTGTGTGGAGTGAATAGCAAGGCTATGAGACTGCAGGCAGACTTAAGTGGAAGCCACTATCAGGGGTGTGTCAAGAGAAACCCTATAGTAGTAAAAAAATGCTTCCTTCTGTCCTGTCTCCAGGGTTCAGCCACTCGACCATCACATCCTCCGAGGCCGCCAATGAAATCTTTCATCCTTACCCGAGACGCTGCACAGGCGAAGTATACCACTCTGTTGTTGAGTtgggatgggtggatgggtggtgTATGTGACTTAGCTCCCTTTGACAGCTTTGGAAGTAAGTCTCAGAGTTGGCTGCTTCGCACCTGGCTCCACTCTTCGTAGTGATCTCTGGCATCCCACATGTTGAGTTTGTGTAGAATCATGGCTCAGACCTGACTTTATTTGGTAGGGTGTTTGGAGCGGGCTACCCTAGTCTGGCAACCATGACAGTGGACGACTGGTACGAGCGGCATCAGAAGCAAGGAGCCCTGCCTGACCAGGGCATCTCACAAGCAGCCACAGGTATTTGGTGTAGAAGGGTTAAAATAAGATGATGGTGGAAAGATTATTGGAGGAGGGGGTCTTATTTGCCAGTCAGTTCTAAACAGGCATCTCTTCAGCAGGGGGGCTTGCCTTCCCAGTGTGTCAGGTGCAGACATCACAGAAGGCAGATGAAATTCTAAGGCTAATATACAAAATTATAATTTAATTCTTCAATTTATAAACTTCTCTCTTCAAAACAAcaatatatacaattaaaaatacaactatatataaaatattaaaattgatGCAGAATGGTGCCCTTCCCTTTTTAACCCTGAGGGTAGAGTTGAGAATAAGTAATAAGGTGAGTTTCCAGGTCCAGGTGACCTCATGCACAAGGGCTCTTAAAGAAATCAAATGTGAAATGTGTTAATCTTTTAAGCAGTGTATGAAGTTCTTCCCTAAAATTGAGCTCCATACCAGAGAATTGGAAAGTAGTAAAAAGTAGGaaagttaccatatatactcgtgtataagtcaacccgtatataagtcgaggcacctaattttaccaccaaaaactgagaaaacttaatgacttgtgtataagtctagggtggtaactccaaaacaggcaggggcagggaagagccactCCTTACCtgatcgcgcccccccccccctcgccgcctcctggatccccacagcagtccCAGCCCTTTGCTGCTCTgacgtttccttgcttgcaagcaaggacaCGCCAGACAAAGCATTTGCCtgctttggggtttccttgcttgagATGCAGTGGGCactagcaaagggtggggggcaCAGTGGACTTAATTGAAGCCATAgcagctccccccctcctcccagcagaatgcttcccacctacctggtcctgagcttggggtggggggaggatggatAGGGGAGGCTTGAGGTGGATGGCAAGgagtggcttggggaggtgggagcggggggggggagcaggcaggcaggcaggcaggccggccagCAGCGCAGTGCAGTGGGCGCCAAGGctgcctggaggaaaatggcagGTGGAGCTTTAGGAAGCGAAAATGTTGCCACATAGCCGTCTGAAGCACTGAAAAAACTTTTTAATCTAAGCTCTACATTTAACATGGccacaataatggttttgatgaagccggtgtgtaagtatgatttttttttatctttaaagagaattgggggggggggggggcctgggcaCAGGAAGATGTAGCGTTTGATTCACAAACTCTCTTTCATGAGAGAGTATAACTGCCACCACCCACTGTCAAGGGAGAGCAGGCAGAGACAGAATGGACAGATTCCACAAAGCTCTGAAGACCAATccaaggaggcagcatcagggggaTGCCTTTTGGTGGTCCTTCAGGACAGCTGGTTGGCCCCCTTGTTCAACAGCAGTCTGTCTTGCAGGGCACCTTCTGAAGAGATGGGCTTCTAATGTTTCTGCCCTGAGACCTCGGCGTCCCTGGTGGCTCTGCCACCTCCCAAGATCTGACCTCTGCTCAAGTCAATTGTCATCTGaatttgtttttggcctgtagcaGGTACAGAAGAGcagcagaaggaaaaggaggaggaggaggagaaagactcCGTGTGGAAGGCACGAGAATGGGATGACTGGAAGGATATGCATCCAAGAGGCTACGGCAATAGGAAGAACATGGGCTGATCAACTGGTGGACGAGTAACCTGGAGATCAGCCTGTTGCCCAAAGTGTCTCCATGGCTGAACGACCCAGCTGTAGCCAGGGACAGGCTGTGGCTCCTGTCGGAAAGTGTGAGGGGAAGAACCGAGGCAGCACCACCTCCCGTGGGTTTTGTCGGGTGCCGTGATacattgtgtgtttgtgtcagCAAATCGGAATGAATACTCAGGAAGCTCAGATGAGGTTCATTTGGAAATGCTTGGCTgctgaatgaaaataaaatctttttcgcagtgcagtttggttctgatTTCTCACTCTGTTTTTTTAGTTCTGCTTTTTGGAAAAGGGGCAAGAGCTCTGTTTTGCAAATTGGATTACCGGCAGAACTGTTTGGTGCACAAATGAAATAGTTTAAAATGGCCAAAAgccagtaaaaacaaaacaacacctcACATCCATAATAGCAGATTGCAACAGCTAATAAACAACTAACTAGTTGAATAGATGTTTGAATTTCAGCTCATTCCCTGGCTAAGTAGGACCTTGCGTTTTTTATGGGCTAGtgcacaaaactttgctacctgctgagagACAGTTACATCCTTGTCTTCTAACAACATTTTCCTAATCCCTTGATCAGGGTCCTTTGAAATTATCAAGCCATACTGAATAAGTAGAGGTAAAAtgaagagctctctttctgccgtATGCAGCAAAATATGTCATAGAATCCACAtccccagagttacaaacacatttcctcaaatgccatggAGTTTTCCTAAATCTGTCCATAAGCATGGATGATGGAAATGCAtcaaaccgtgctctagaaaaggcccactTCTATTTCGCTATGGTAATGTGTTGAATGTAAGGGGCCATTACCATACCAATCCAAGATTTCAgtggtctatatagagcaggaaatggtAATCAATGTCATCCAATCATTGATAAACCATCTTAATTGCTGAGGATAAGTCCAATTCAAGCACCAACATAGGGTCTAGCCCAATATAAGCTTCAGAATAATCTTCTCCAACCAGGTTGGATATGGTGATGTTGACAAAAATGATGataataggccctgggggtgtagatggctctcttccagactatagtttccacttCAGCTATTCCTGCCtcatgtctcaatacagtgttggGCGTACATTTTGGGGTCTTAaatagagatctaaggaatgtCGTTATGACTTTTCCAGAGGCATACAGTTGAATATATTGCTCCGTATGTTAACTGTGCAATGGATTTTGCTGTGAACAATTTAACATCAGCTGGAGTATATCCTCCCCCCTGGGTGCGATAGAATCTCAAGTTGGTGCACAAATTGTTCTGGGCTCTTTTTggtctgcctcacagggttgttgtgcaaatGGTCACAGATGTTAAGATGGGAAGTAAGGCTTTTGGCATCCTTTGCCCACAAACTACCTTGAGACTTTCCCATCCATTGTCTGTTGTAGTGTGATAAGATCAAAACTCAGGAGGTGTAGTGAGAGGTGCCCCACCT encodes the following:
- the IGBP1 gene encoding immunoglobulin-binding protein 1, whose amino-acid sequence is MQQKGNCGAAGRCVPEVAAGEAGEIRAAEVSGRFAKRSPDAAQGQQAAGPLRSAQPRGSEPAAGAAGAPPRLCRAACLPPARARPPLTLLSGGLAGPRGRPSSSSSSSCSSPCRRPRTDALAASRAIRPSATEASGQSGRGRSRARAEEVPPLRAHAQNGGAGLRSPRGAHFRPPSPAPALSPAEMAAAAAAAAEESGPEAPRLGELLESAWRLLEEVEADAGPSSGAAAVQSKVQRGIALLERAADGVAQLDLFSRQEELEEVASADLRFMLVPALLGALVLRQVGGPDPARRLEHLGRARACFGDFLRLCRDYRLAAARPPDRPPDDPSGAPEDRAAGPAHETPLLAMAASRHAKIERYKQKKEMENRLASLKAVLDSGRAEEEQIREFYLLQITKWVNVSLDEIESIDQEIAILSRRDALRQGSATRPSHPPRPPMKSFILTRDAAQAKVFGAGYPSLATMTVDDWYERHQKQGALPDQGISQAATAGTEEQQKEKEEEEEKDSVWKAREWDDWKDMHPRGYGNRKNMG